One genomic window of Lynx canadensis isolate LIC74 chromosome F2, mLynCan4.pri.v2, whole genome shotgun sequence includes the following:
- the GRINA gene encoding protein lifeguard 1 yields MPHEKSFLVSGDSYPPPNPGYPGGPQPSMPPYPGAPYPQPPFQPSPYGQPGYPQGPSPYPQGGYPQGPYPQGGYPQGPYPQGGYPQGPYPQSPFPPNPYGQPQAFPAQDPGSPQRGNYHEEGPPSYYDNQDFPATNWDDKSIRQAFIRKVFLVLTLQLSVTLSTVAVFTFVGEVKGFVRENVWTYYVSYAVFFVSLIVLSCCGDFRRKHPWNLVALSILTVSLSYMVGMIASFYNTEAVIMAVGITTTVCFTVVIFSMQTRYDFTSCMGVLLVSMVVLVIFAILCIFIRNRILEIVYASLGALLFTCFLAVDTQLLLGNKQLSLSPEEYVFAALNLYTDIINIFLYILTIIGRAKE; encoded by the exons ATGCCCCATGAAAAGAGTTTCTTGGTGTCTGGGGACAGCTATCCTCCCCCCAATCCTGGATATCCTGGGGGGCCCCAGCCCTCCATGCCTCCCTACCCGGGGGCCCCTTACCCACAGCCCCCTTTCCAGCCTTCCCCATATGGCCAGCCAGGGTatccccagggccccagcccctACCCTCAAGGGGGCTACCCTCAGGGCCCCTACCCCCAAGGAGGCTACCCTCAGGGCCCCTACCCTCAAGGGGGCTACCCGCAGGGGCCATATCCGCAGAGCCCCTTTCCCCCTAACCCCTACGGACAACCACAGGCCTTCCCGGCACAGGACCCTGGCT CACCTCAGCGTGGAAACTATCATGAAGAGGGTCCCCCGTCCTACTACGACAACCAGGACTTTCCTGCCACCAACTGGGATGACAAGAGCATCCGCCAGGCCTTCATCCGGAAG GTGTTCCTGGTGCTGACCCTGCAGCTGTCCGTGACGCTGTCCACTGTGGCCGTGTTCACCTTTGTCGGGGAGGTGAAGGGCTTCGTCCGGGAGAACGTGTGGACGTACTATGTGTCCTATGCAGTCTTCTTCGTCTCCCTCATCGTCCTCAGCTGCTGCGGAGACTTCCGGCGGAAGCACCCCTGGAACCTGGTTGCACTG TCCATCCTGACCGTCAGCCTGTCCTACATGGTGGGGATGATCGCCAGCTTCTACAACACTGAGGCGGTCATCATGGCCGTGGGCATCACGACAACCGTCTGCTTCACGGTGGTCATCTTCTCCATGCAG ACCCGCTACGACTTCACCTCGTGCATGGGCGTGCTCCTGGTGAGCATGGTGGTGCTGGTCATCTTTGCCATCCTCTGCATTTTCATCCGGAACCGCATCCTGGAGATCGTGTACGCCTCGCTGGGCGCCCTGCTCTTCACCTGC TTCCTGGCAGTGGACACCCAGCTGCTGCTGGGGAACAAGCAGCTGTCCCTGAGCCCGGAGGAGTACGTGTTTGCCGCGCTGAACCTGTACACGGACATCATCAACATCTTCCTGTACATCCTCACCATCATCGGCCGCGCCAAGGAGTAG